One Halovivax ruber XH-70 genomic region harbors:
- a CDS encoding metal-dependent transcriptional regulator, with protein sequence MMLSDVMEDYLKVIYQLERGRDDRIRTSEIADELDVTSPTVTSMLETLADRGLLDREKYNGVTLTEEGETVAIEVIRHHRLLEAYLAEHLDYDWAEVHDEADRLEHHISENFEARLAAALDDPDVDPHGSPIPNADLDAPRVGPGESVSAFEPDDTVVVEEVADEDPDVLSYLADRGVEPGVELEIIERAPFGMITAQAAGADRTISLPEDVAAHVRVRRPVDAEH encoded by the coding sequence ATGATGCTGAGCGACGTCATGGAAGATTACCTCAAGGTGATCTACCAGCTAGAACGGGGTCGCGACGATCGAATCCGGACCTCCGAGATCGCTGACGAGCTGGACGTGACGTCGCCGACCGTGACGAGTATGTTAGAGACCCTCGCCGATCGCGGCCTGCTCGATCGCGAGAAGTACAACGGCGTCACGCTCACCGAGGAGGGCGAGACCGTCGCGATCGAGGTGATCAGGCACCACCGACTGCTGGAAGCCTATCTGGCGGAACACCTAGATTACGACTGGGCGGAAGTCCACGACGAAGCGGACCGACTCGAACACCACATCAGCGAGAACTTCGAGGCGCGCCTCGCCGCCGCCCTCGACGATCCCGACGTGGACCCACACGGCTCACCGATCCCGAACGCTGATCTCGACGCTCCCCGCGTAGGCCCAGGGGAGTCGGTGAGCGCGTTCGAACCGGATGACACCGTCGTCGTCGAAGAAGTCGCCGACGAGGACCCCGACGTCCTGTCCTATCTGGCCGACCGTGGGGTCGAACCAGGCGTCGAACTCGAGATTATCGAACGCGCCCCGTTCGGGATGATCACGGCCCAGGCTGCCGGCGCGGATCGAACTATTTCGCTGCCAGAAGATGTCGCCGCACACGTGCGCGTCCGACGTCCCGTCGACGCGGAACACTGA
- the rocF gene encoding arginase — MSRTVRIIGAPVDYGANRRGVDMGPSAIRYAGLAETLAAAGIEARDDGDLFVPRAEERDPDAGTLDHENAKFIDEVQRACEHLGDRIEETLAEGEFPLVLGGDHSISIGTMHGASRDADLGVVWFDAHADLNTPSTSPSGNVHGMPLAAALGYDEFADWDWANAPNVREESVAYVGLRSVDEKEREAIRDSEMTAFTMADIDERGITAVVEDALAAATEGTDGLHVSLDLDWLDPSAAPGVGTPVRGGVTYREAHSALEVVAEHAEAHDSLRSMDVVEVNPILDESNETASVATEIVASAFGKRTI; from the coding sequence ATGAGTCGAACCGTACGCATTATCGGTGCCCCAGTCGATTACGGGGCGAATCGGCGCGGTGTGGATATGGGGCCGTCGGCGATCAGGTACGCGGGACTGGCTGAGACGCTGGCGGCTGCAGGGATCGAAGCGCGAGACGACGGCGACCTCTTCGTCCCCCGCGCGGAAGAACGGGATCCGGATGCTGGAACGCTGGATCACGAGAACGCAAAATTCATCGACGAGGTCCAACGTGCCTGCGAGCACCTCGGCGATCGCATCGAGGAAACACTTGCAGAAGGGGAGTTTCCGCTCGTTCTCGGCGGCGATCACTCGATTTCGATCGGGACGATGCACGGCGCGTCGCGGGACGCCGACCTGGGCGTGGTCTGGTTCGACGCCCACGCCGACCTGAATACACCGTCGACCTCGCCAAGTGGAAACGTCCACGGGATGCCGCTCGCAGCCGCCCTCGGCTACGACGAGTTCGCCGACTGGGACTGGGCGAACGCACCAAACGTCCGGGAAGAGTCGGTCGCGTACGTCGGCCTTCGGAGCGTCGACGAGAAAGAACGCGAGGCGATTCGCGACAGCGAGATGACGGCTTTCACTATGGCGGACATCGACGAACGAGGAATCACGGCGGTCGTCGAAGACGCGCTTGCCGCCGCGACCGAAGGGACCGACGGCCTGCACGTCAGCCTCGACCTCGACTGGCTCGACCCGTCGGCCGCACCTGGGGTCGGGACACCGGTCCGTGGCGGCGTCACGTACCGCGAGGCCCACTCGGCGCTCGAGGTTGTCGCCGAACACGCCGAGGCACACGACTCGTTGCGATCGATGGACGTCGTCGAAGTGAACCCGATCTTAGACGAGTCGAACGAGACCGCCTCGGTTGCGACGGAGATCGTCGCCAGTGCCTTCGGAAAGCGGACTATCTAA
- a CDS encoding NAD(P)/FAD-dependent oxidoreductase, whose amino-acid sequence MSTDVVVLGSGYAGAGAVKSLQSSLGSDADLTWISDTDYHLVLHEVHRVIRDPAVQADITIPTRDIADRSTTFVTDTVVAVDTDDQTVELEDAESVSYDYLVVALGSQTAYYGIPGLDEHSLTLKSLDDALSIHEAVDAASEEATRSEPAQIVVGGAGLSGIQTAGELAEFRDDRRAPIEIHLVEAMEEIFPGHDPSIQGALRERLEDAGVTIHTDDPITEATEDAISFDEGDPLEYDVLIWTGGITGQDALDETALDNQHNRVEVESNFQTSDENVFAIGDSAIVDQGDQPAPPTAQAAWQAAEVVGRNVARAIEGRPLETWEHEDKGTVVSIGDHAVAHEVKPAFGVGLPVSTFGGFPARNLKKLIAARWIADLIGWNAARKRWSSL is encoded by the coding sequence ATGAGTACCGACGTCGTCGTACTCGGGTCCGGATACGCCGGAGCCGGTGCGGTCAAGTCACTGCAATCGTCACTCGGCTCGGACGCCGACCTGACCTGGATTTCCGACACAGACTATCACCTCGTGCTCCACGAGGTTCACCGCGTGATTCGTGATCCGGCAGTGCAGGCTGACATCACGATTCCGACCCGCGACATCGCCGACCGGTCCACGACGTTCGTCACCGACACCGTGGTCGCCGTCGATACGGACGATCAGACCGTCGAACTCGAGGACGCCGAGTCGGTCTCCTACGATTATCTCGTCGTCGCACTGGGAAGCCAGACGGCTTACTACGGCATTCCCGGCCTCGACGAGCACTCGCTCACGCTGAAGAGTCTCGACGACGCGCTCTCGATCCACGAGGCCGTCGACGCGGCTAGTGAGGAGGCCACCCGGAGCGAACCCGCCCAGATCGTCGTCGGCGGTGCCGGGTTGTCGGGCATTCAGACCGCGGGCGAACTCGCCGAGTTCAGAGACGATCGTCGGGCTCCGATCGAGATCCACCTCGTCGAAGCGATGGAGGAGATCTTCCCGGGTCACGATCCGTCGATCCAGGGTGCGCTTCGTGAGCGACTCGAGGACGCGGGCGTGACGATCCACACCGACGACCCGATTACCGAAGCGACCGAGGATGCAATCAGCTTCGACGAGGGCGACCCGCTCGAGTACGACGTGTTGATCTGGACCGGTGGCATCACCGGCCAGGACGCACTCGACGAGACGGCCCTCGACAACCAGCACAACCGGGTCGAGGTCGAGTCGAACTTCCAGACCTCGGACGAGAACGTCTTCGCGATCGGCGACTCGGCTATCGTCGACCAGGGAGATCAGCCCGCGCCGCCGACCGCCCAGGCGGCCTGGCAAGCGGCAGAAGTCGTCGGCCGAAACGTCGCCCGAGCGATCGAGGGCCGGCCGCTCGAAACGTGGGAGCACGAAGACAAGGGGACCGTCGTTTCGATCGGTGACCACGCCGTCGCTCACGAGGTCAAACCCGCGTTCGGCGTCGGACTGCCGGTCTCCACCTTCGGCGGCTTCCCGGCACGCAATCTGAAGAAACTGATCGCCGCCCGCTGGATCGCCGACCTCATCGGCTGGAACGCGGCCCGAAAGCGCTGGTCGTCGCTGTAG
- a CDS encoding acyltransferase — protein MPSDDPSRHDRIDRHPTPGPGNSLSGWPGERNPLRVAISYAVVWLVRLSPSLKLKRWLLRRLGVTVGERVSWGLEATPDVFWPELITLEDDALVGYDATILCHEFLQDEYRTGEVVVGEQAMIGAGAIILPGVEIGPGASVAANSLVTRDVPAGAVVAGVPARPMSSGDVHGGETTQDTEHVRDDGDDTANSDD, from the coding sequence GTGCCTTCCGACGATCCCTCACGTCACGACCGGATCGATCGACACCCGACACCGGGCCCCGGAAACTCCCTGTCCGGCTGGCCCGGCGAACGCAACCCACTCCGTGTCGCCATCTCCTACGCCGTCGTCTGGCTCGTCCGGCTTTCACCGAGTCTGAAACTGAAACGCTGGCTCCTCCGTCGACTCGGCGTAACCGTCGGGGAGCGCGTCTCCTGGGGACTGGAGGCGACGCCAGACGTCTTCTGGCCGGAACTCATCACCCTCGAAGACGACGCACTCGTCGGGTACGACGCCACGATCCTCTGTCACGAGTTTCTCCAGGACGAGTATCGGACCGGAGAGGTCGTCGTCGGTGAACAGGCGATGATCGGGGCAGGGGCGATCATCCTGCCGGGCGTGGAAATCGGTCCCGGGGCGAGCGTCGCGGCGAACTCGCTCGTCACCAGAGACGTTCCGGCAGGAGCCGTCGTCGCCGGTGTGCCCGCCCGCCCGATGTCGAGCGGGGACGTCCACGGCGGCGAGACCACACAGGACACCGAGCACGTTCGTGACGACGGGGACGACACAGCGAATTCGGACGACTGA
- the purD gene encoding phosphoribosylamine--glycine ligase has product MRDIVLLIGGGGREHAIARSLADSEVDLYACAGNRNPGIAALATDFVTLDTSDTDAVVAYAEEIEATIAVVGPEGPLAEGIVDELEAAGVYAFGPREADARIETDKAFQRRFMAEHDIPGCPDFETFDDSEAACEYIDEYDGDLAIKPAGLTGGKGVKVIGDQVTAEEGKDYIRESDYDRIVLEERLVGEEFTVQAFVANGSVRTAPAVQDHKRAYEGDEGPNTGGMGSYSAPGVALPFMREGDYDRAVEIVEATVEALDDYKGILYGQFMLTADGPKVVEFNARFGDPEAMNTLPVLETDFLDVLTAARNGDSLPELTFDERATVCKYAVPEGYPTDPEAGARVKLDEESVARATRATENSSGEQPRESAGDALLYYASVDERDDGIYTTTSRSFAVVGRADSIAHAETIAEDALTVAGEDGLHIRHDIGTEELVQRRIDHMTELRDE; this is encoded by the coding sequence ATGCGCGACATCGTACTCCTCATCGGCGGTGGTGGCCGTGAACACGCCATCGCCCGCAGTCTGGCCGACAGCGAGGTCGACCTGTACGCCTGTGCGGGAAATCGTAATCCGGGAATCGCCGCCCTGGCGACGGACTTCGTGACGCTCGATACCAGCGACACCGACGCCGTCGTCGCCTATGCGGAGGAGATCGAGGCGACGATCGCCGTCGTCGGGCCCGAGGGCCCGCTCGCCGAGGGAATCGTCGACGAGCTGGAGGCAGCTGGCGTCTACGCGTTCGGCCCCCGCGAAGCCGACGCCCGGATCGAGACGGACAAGGCCTTCCAGCGTCGGTTCATGGCCGAACACGACATCCCCGGCTGCCCCGACTTCGAGACGTTCGACGACTCGGAAGCCGCCTGCGAGTACATCGACGAGTACGACGGCGACCTCGCGATCAAGCCGGCCGGGCTCACGGGTGGCAAGGGCGTAAAGGTCATCGGCGATCAGGTCACCGCCGAGGAGGGAAAGGACTACATCCGCGAGTCCGACTACGACCGGATTGTCCTCGAAGAGCGCCTCGTCGGCGAGGAGTTTACGGTGCAGGCGTTCGTCGCCAACGGTTCCGTGCGAACGGCACCCGCCGTGCAAGATCACAAGCGCGCCTACGAGGGCGACGAGGGACCAAACACCGGCGGTATGGGCAGCTACTCGGCGCCCGGCGTGGCTCTCCCGTTCATGCGCGAGGGCGACTACGACCGCGCCGTCGAGATCGTCGAGGCGACGGTCGAGGCCCTCGACGACTACAAGGGCATCCTCTACGGCCAGTTCATGCTCACCGCCGACGGACCGAAGGTCGTCGAGTTCAACGCTCGCTTCGGCGACCCGGAGGCGATGAACACGCTTCCCGTCCTCGAAACCGACTTCCTCGACGTACTGACCGCTGCCAGAAACGGCGATTCCCTCCCCGAGCTTACCTTCGACGAGCGAGCGACGGTCTGTAAGTACGCCGTGCCAGAAGGCTACCCCACCGACCCCGAAGCCGGTGCGCGCGTAAAACTCGACGAAGAGAGCGTGGCGCGGGCGACCCGCGCCACGGAAAACTCGAGCGGCGAGCAGCCGCGAGAGAGTGCCGGCGACGCCCTGCTATACTACGCAAGCGTCGACGAGCGCGACGACGGCATCTACACGACGACCTCCAGATCGTTCGCCGTCGTCGGCCGTGCCGACTCGATCGCCCACGCCGAGACCATCGCCGAGGACGCCCTTACCGTCGCCGGCGAGGACGGGCTGCATATCCGCCACGACATCGGGACCGAGGAGCTGGTGCAGCGGCGGATCGACCACATGACCGAACTCCGCGACGAGTAA
- a CDS encoding DEAD/DEAH box helicase, producing MTRNEWTSETDESTDCDGIPITGEGVIETYPGTPGDATVVDVPAREATTIRAGDVLQPALAGPLDHDLYAHQADALEALARDENVCVTTSTASGKTLVYGLQIARHYQAGDSGPDASREKHSQRGSTALVVYPTKALSRDQERELNDLYEALGLDVTVRVYDGDTEHGETRREIRETADVIVTNFAGVNTYLHDHDRWASFYGACDLVVIDESHTYTGVHGMHVAWTIRRLKRVLTYYGVDPGFVLTSATIGNPAAHSEALIDEPVTVVDEDGSPRGPRELVLWNPPRASTADEEDGDAFHPDPDETDDPDGARADRLPASVEAPRLFSHLTYHGAQTLLFTPSRKLAELSIERAERGRERWSGYYAEPERASDLRSYHAGHARNSRHATEQGLKRGSLDGVASTNALELGLNIGAMDATVQLGYPGQRQAFWQQIGRAGRGTERALSVLVADHRTLDQYVVSNPSYLTESDVEDAVVDTENDAVFATHVRCAADELALDETDAENFADRERLESAVELWRRAGHLSGQLETGVSYTGPPRPQSSVSMYATAGQEYEVRLADGVDARHDPEMEPLARERVFRDFHEGAVRLHEGHQYEVTDVVHEGPKPHVVIQPVDVDYYTRTNREVTVLDAESERSREIGDFVLHHGTGTVLSYYGSFDQVRIEGGQKRRQNVPTGLPALPMETQLCWLEVPADVEARLVDRYSDFAVPELDGEFGEGVHVGYAGGLHAAEHATIGVAPLELMVDKRDLGGLATLSLDAHQAASTADPAESDDAVGETTRAPESIAAAEATIRSRADDLDRPPASGWFIYDGVEGGLGFSRAIYDEFEAIAERARALIAGCDCGRIDGCPACIMDDQCGNDNRPLHGEAAIDVLDALLDQESTTVGSADDVADERGRRPTLFYS from the coding sequence ATGACCCGAAACGAGTGGACGTCCGAGACGGACGAATCGACCGACTGCGACGGCATCCCGATCACGGGCGAGGGCGTCATCGAGACGTATCCCGGTACGCCAGGCGACGCGACCGTCGTCGACGTACCTGCACGCGAAGCGACGACGATCCGTGCGGGCGACGTTTTACAACCGGCGCTCGCCGGCCCGCTCGATCACGACCTCTATGCTCACCAGGCCGACGCACTCGAGGCACTCGCCCGCGACGAGAACGTCTGCGTCACCACGAGTACCGCCTCGGGGAAGACACTGGTATACGGCCTGCAGATCGCCAGACACTACCAGGCTGGCGACTCGGGACCTGACGCGAGCAGGGAGAAACACAGTCAGCGAGGGTCGACCGCACTCGTCGTCTACCCGACGAAGGCCCTCTCCCGTGACCAGGAACGGGAGCTGAACGACCTCTACGAGGCGCTCGGGCTCGACGTCACCGTCCGGGTCTACGACGGCGACACCGAGCACGGAGAGACTCGCCGCGAGATTCGCGAGACGGCCGACGTGATCGTCACCAACTTCGCGGGCGTGAACACCTACCTCCACGACCACGATCGCTGGGCCAGTTTCTACGGCGCGTGCGATCTCGTGGTGATCGACGAGTCCCACACGTACACCGGCGTCCACGGCATGCATGTCGCCTGGACGATTCGCCGCCTCAAACGAGTGCTCACCTACTACGGCGTCGACCCGGGATTCGTCCTGACGAGCGCGACGATCGGCAATCCGGCTGCCCACTCCGAGGCCCTGATCGACGAACCCGTCACCGTCGTCGACGAGGACGGTTCACCCCGAGGCCCGCGCGAACTGGTTCTCTGGAACCCGCCGCGCGCGTCGACAGCCGACGAGGAGGATGGTGATGCATTCCATCCCGACCCGGACGAAACCGATGACCCCGATGGAGCACGCGCCGATCGCCTCCCGGCCTCCGTCGAGGCACCGCGGCTCTTCAGCCACCTCACCTACCACGGGGCCCAGACGCTCCTGTTTACCCCCTCGCGAAAGCTCGCCGAGCTCTCGATCGAGCGCGCCGAGCGCGGCCGAGAGCGATGGTCGGGTTACTACGCGGAACCAGAACGTGCCAGCGATCTCCGTTCCTATCACGCCGGGCACGCGCGCAACTCTCGACACGCGACGGAACAGGGCTTGAAGAGGGGATCGCTCGACGGCGTCGCCTCGACGAACGCGCTGGAACTCGGGCTCAACATCGGCGCGATGGACGCGACCGTCCAGCTGGGCTACCCCGGTCAACGCCAGGCATTCTGGCAGCAGATCGGCCGAGCGGGCCGTGGGACCGAGCGCGCACTCTCGGTGCTCGTCGCCGACCACCGGACCCTGGACCAGTACGTCGTCTCCAATCCATCCTACCTCACCGAGTCCGACGTGGAGGACGCCGTCGTCGATACGGAGAACGACGCGGTCTTCGCGACGCACGTTCGCTGTGCGGCGGACGAACTCGCGCTCGACGAGACCGACGCCGAGAACTTCGCCGACCGCGAGCGACTCGAATCCGCCGTGGAACTCTGGCGGCGAGCGGGTCACCTCTCCGGGCAACTGGAGACCGGCGTCTCCTACACCGGCCCGCCACGACCGCAATCCTCGGTGTCGATGTACGCCACCGCGGGTCAGGAGTACGAGGTTCGTCTCGCAGACGGCGTCGACGCCCGCCACGACCCAGAGATGGAGCCGCTCGCTCGCGAACGTGTCTTCCGTGATTTCCACGAAGGGGCCGTCCGTCTCCACGAGGGCCACCAGTACGAGGTCACGGACGTCGTCCACGAGGGACCGAAGCCCCACGTCGTGATCCAGCCGGTCGACGTAGACTACTACACGCGGACGAACCGCGAGGTGACCGTCCTCGACGCCGAATCCGAACGGTCGCGGGAGATCGGCGACTTCGTCCTGCACCACGGCACCGGAACCGTCCTCTCGTACTACGGCTCCTTCGACCAGGTGCGAATCGAGGGCGGCCAGAAGCGTCGCCAGAACGTCCCGACCGGGCTCCCGGCGCTCCCGATGGAAACACAACTGTGCTGGCTCGAGGTCCCAGCCGATGTCGAAGCCCGACTGGTCGACCGCTACAGCGACTTCGCGGTGCCCGAACTCGACGGCGAATTCGGCGAGGGCGTCCACGTCGGCTACGCCGGGGGACTGCACGCCGCCGAACACGCCACCATCGGCGTCGCACCGCTCGAACTGATGGTCGACAAACGAGATCTCGGCGGGCTCGCGACGCTCTCGCTCGACGCGCATCAGGCGGCGTCGACGGCCGATCCTGCGGAATCAGACGACGCCGTCGGAGAGACGACCCGGGCGCCGGAGTCGATCGCGGCGGCCGAGGCGACGATTCGCTCACGCGCCGACGACCTCGATCGCCCGCCAGCAAGCGGCTGGTTCATCTACGACGGCGTCGAGGGCGGGCTCGGGTTTTCGCGGGCGATATACGACGAGTTCGAGGCGATCGCCGAACGAGCACGGGCGCTGATCGCCGGCTGTGACTGCGGCCGGATCGACGGCTGTCCGGCATGCATCATGGACGACCAATGTGGCAACGACAACCGACCGCTCCACGGGGAGGCAGCGATCGACGTCCTCGACGCACTGCTCGACCAGGAATCGACGACAGTGGGGTCGGCCGACGACGTCGCAGACGAACGCGGGCGGCGGCCAACCCTGTTTTACTCTTGA
- a CDS encoding ribonuclease H-like domain-containing protein: protein MDAAVESTVLAIPAEMAATRESTALTDVRAHVEPDLVLLPGPDRRPQAVARARQVFEGPVIHPPLGRVDGAVQNHAVGETSIVPVQRATALSKAASTVAEVHADAPNRPVILVCDDVGVSVDQTTLEASLDHADALADVVPAGRSRVTILTGRLPAEYDRCWVLDREDATVRDVREPAANRLDERSEREGAATVSLRLRGVGSIDDYGDSGTVVTMRLGHDASQEYADDDATDGTGVADHWPIRSVDSIGSDAFGIRAVDGVGPKTAQGLADRDVRSRADLLETPVSELAALPGIGASAADRMRQHARVIETGEPRRVTEEALPGSGDADPPLCLDIETDGLSPSIIWQIGVYDPATDNYRAFVERRDPSDPGAVVETFVEWLVGSQSDRTLLTWNGWRFDYKHLGAFVERYVPAYRDPWESIGKRDLYRWAVTDGNAVLPGRTNKLTAVAEALGYERAGTGLDGATTAAAYSRFVRTGEPLDWDRHERYCEDDCRALWAIYDALMDAPMAAHDCDRTPAGQTGLGDFA from the coding sequence ATGGATGCCGCCGTCGAGTCGACCGTGCTCGCCATTCCCGCAGAGATGGCCGCGACGCGCGAGTCAACCGCCCTGACCGACGTTCGAGCGCACGTCGAGCCCGACCTCGTCTTGCTCCCCGGCCCCGACCGACGCCCACAGGCCGTCGCTCGCGCACGACAGGTGTTCGAGGGACCGGTCATCCACCCGCCACTTGGCCGCGTGGACGGCGCCGTACAGAACCATGCCGTCGGCGAAACCTCGATCGTCCCGGTCCAGAGGGCCACCGCACTGTCGAAAGCTGCCTCGACGGTGGCCGAGGTCCACGCCGATGCGCCCAACAGACCCGTGATTCTCGTCTGCGACGACGTCGGTGTCTCGGTCGATCAAACGACGCTCGAGGCATCGCTCGATCACGCCGACGCGCTCGCGGACGTCGTTCCCGCCGGTCGGTCCCGCGTGACGATCCTGACCGGTCGCTTGCCCGCCGAATACGATCGATGCTGGGTCCTCGACCGCGAAGACGCCACGGTCCGCGACGTTCGCGAACCGGCTGCGAACCGACTGGACGAGCGGTCGGAACGCGAGGGGGCGGCGACCGTCTCGCTGCGTCTCCGCGGTGTCGGGTCGATCGACGACTACGGCGATAGCGGGACCGTCGTTACGATGCGTCTCGGGCACGATGCCTCCCAAGAATATGCTGACGATGACGCAACCGACGGAACCGGGGTCGCCGACCACTGGCCGATCCGTTCCGTCGACTCGATCGGAAGCGACGCGTTCGGTATCCGTGCGGTCGACGGCGTCGGTCCGAAGACGGCGCAGGGGCTGGCCGACCGCGACGTTCGAAGCAGGGCCGACCTCCTCGAGACTCCGGTCTCCGAACTGGCAGCCCTCCCGGGAATCGGCGCCAGTGCTGCCGATCGCATGCGACAGCACGCCCGCGTCATAGAAACCGGTGAACCCCGTCGTGTGACGGAAGAAGCGCTCCCGGGAAGCGGAGACGCTGACCCGCCGCTGTGTCTCGACATCGAGACGGACGGCCTCTCGCCGTCGATCATCTGGCAGATCGGCGTCTACGATCCTGCAACAGATAATTATCGCGCGTTCGTCGAACGACGCGATCCCTCGGACCCGGGAGCCGTCGTGGAAACGTTCGTCGAGTGGCTGGTTGGGTCGCAGTCGGATCGAACCCTGCTCACGTGGAACGGGTGGCGGTTCGATTACAAACACCTCGGGGCCTTCGTCGAGCGATACGTCCCGGCGTATCGGGATCCCTGGGAATCGATCGGGAAACGTGATCTGTACCGCTGGGCGGTCACCGACGGAAACGCCGTGCTTCCCGGGCGAACGAACAAACTGACGGCCGTCGCCGAGGCTCTGGGGTACGAGCGCGCAGGGACCGGCCTCGACGGGGCGACGACGGCAGCCGCCTACTCGCGGTTCGTCCGCACGGGCGAACCCCTCGACTGGGATCGCCACGAACGCTACTGCGAGGACGACTGCCGCGCGCTGTGGGCAATCTACGACGCACTGATGGACGCCCCTATGGCAGCACACGATTGCGATCGAACACCAGCCGGCCAGACCGGCCTGGGTGATTTTGCCTGA
- the thyA gene encoding thymidylate synthase — MQQYLDLVDDVLASGTYKPNRTGVDTISRFSRHYEVDLQEGYPLLTTKQMDGYRWNSMIHEVCWYLSGEEHIRTLREETRIWDAWADDEGRLDTAYGRFWRRFPVPEESAQLDGESWPDDAQRWVTEEADGRTTFDQLQYVIDTLSDSPNSRRLVVNAWHPANAAVSTLPPCHYTFVFNVQGDRLNCHLTQRSGDVALGVPFNVAAYSLLTKVIANQTGFEPGTFGHTIVDAHVYCGTGERGEWYADNLDALQDRLADVDDRAAYRDVRDWIEATAPPEAAGAENMDHVPGLLEQCAREPLSRPTLSVADVSIDDITADDVELRDYESHDGLTFGVAE; from the coding sequence ATGCAACAGTATCTGGATCTGGTCGACGACGTCCTCGCCTCTGGGACGTACAAGCCCAACCGGACGGGCGTCGACACGATCTCACGCTTCAGTCGCCACTACGAGGTCGACTTACAGGAGGGGTATCCACTCCTGACGACCAAGCAGATGGATGGCTACCGCTGGAACTCGATGATCCACGAGGTCTGCTGGTACCTCTCCGGCGAGGAGCACATCCGGACGCTCCGTGAGGAGACCAGGATCTGGGACGCCTGGGCCGACGACGAGGGGCGGCTGGACACCGCGTACGGTCGCTTCTGGCGGCGCTTTCCGGTTCCGGAAGAGTCGGCGCAACTAGACGGCGAGTCCTGGCCCGACGACGCACAGCGCTGGGTGACCGAGGAGGCCGACGGGCGGACCACGTTCGACCAGTTGCAGTACGTGATCGACACGCTCTCGGACAGCCCGAACTCGCGTCGACTCGTCGTCAACGCCTGGCATCCGGCGAACGCGGCCGTCTCGACGCTTCCGCCGTGTCACTACACGTTCGTCTTCAACGTACAGGGCGACCGACTCAACTGCCACCTGACCCAGCGCTCGGGCGACGTCGCGCTCGGCGTTCCGTTCAACGTCGCCGCCTACTCCCTGCTCACGAAAGTGATCGCCAACCAGACCGGCTTCGAACCCGGCACGTTTGGTCACACCATCGTCGACGCACACGTCTACTGCGGGACGGGCGAGCGCGGCGAGTGGTACGCGGACAACCTGGACGCCTTGCAGGATCGACTGGCCGACGTCGACGATCGAGCGGCGTACCGAGACGTTCGTGACTGGATCGAGGCGACCGCACCGCCAGAAGCTGCCGGTGCGGAGAACATGGATCACGTTCCCGGATTGCTCGAACAGTGTGCCCGGGAACCACTCTCGCGACCGACGCTCTCGGTGGCCGACGTGTCGATCGACGACATCACCGCGGACGATGTCGAACTCCGCGACTACGAGAGCCACGACGGACTGACCTTCGGCGTGGCGGAGTGA
- a CDS encoding dihydrofolate reductase, whose protein sequence is MPGTDAGEVDNGFGDADRSDPAETAIETALELVAIVAVAENGVIGVDGEMPWHIPEDLAHFKRETTGHPVIMGRVTYESIVAGLGEPLPDRTSIVLTSRAFETPENVLVVDGIDAAVRAAERADRERHDGSGRTYVAGGASVYEQLLPAVDRLVVTEVGRAPEGDAFFPEIDPSVWREVARDERESVTFLEYERIGSKA, encoded by the coding sequence ATGCCTGGAACCGACGCTGGCGAGGTCGACAACGGGTTCGGGGACGCCGATAGATCCGATCCCGCCGAAACGGCGATCGAGACGGCCCTCGAACTCGTCGCGATCGTCGCCGTCGCCGAAAACGGCGTCATCGGTGTCGACGGGGAGATGCCCTGGCACATCCCCGAGGATCTGGCGCACTTCAAACGAGAGACGACCGGGCACCCGGTTATCATGGGTCGAGTCACCTACGAGAGCATCGTCGCGGGACTCGGCGAGCCGTTGCCCGATCGCACCTCGATCGTCCTCACCTCACGCGCGTTCGAGACGCCCGAGAACGTGCTGGTGGTCGACGGGATCGACGCAGCCGTTCGCGCGGCCGAACGGGCCGATCGCGAACGCCACGACGGATCGGGTCGCACCTACGTCGCCGGCGGTGCGTCCGTCTACGAGCAGTTGCTCCCGGCCGTCGACCGGCTCGTCGTCACCGAGGTCGGTCGGGCGCCGGAGGGCGACGCCTTCTTCCCGGAAATCGACCCTTCCGTCTGGCGCGAGGTCGCGAGAGACGAACGCGAATCGGTCACGTTTCTCGAGTACGAACGTATCGGCTCGAAAGCGTAG